The Microbacterium horticulturae region ACCTCGATGCGCCGCAGCCGGGCGAACTGCTCGTGCGCATCGAGGCGGCGGGCGTGTGCCACTCCGATCTGTCGGTGGTCGACGGCAACCGACCGCGTCCGGTGCCGATGCTGCTGGGACACGAGGCGGCCGGCACGATCGAGAAGACCGGCGGCGACACCCCGGGCTTCGCGGTCGGCGACCGGGTCGTGATGTCGTTCCTCCCGCGATGCGGGCAGTGCGCGGCGTGCGCCACCGACGGGCGCCTGCCGTGCGAGGCCGGCACGCGCGCCAACAACGCCGGCGTGCTGATGGCCGGCGGCTCGCGCCTGCATCGTGACGGCGAGCTCGTGCACCATCATCTGGGCGTCTCCGGCTTCGCGACGCACACCGTGGTCGATCACCGCTCGGCGGTCGTGGTGGGGCGGGATGTCGCGCCCGACGTGGCCGCCGTGCTCGGCTGTGCGGTGCTCACCGGCGGCGGCGCGGTGATCAATGCCGGTGACGTGCAACCGGGGCAGGACGTCATCGTCGTCGGACTCGGCGGCGTCGGCATGGCCGCACTCATCACGGCGGTATCGCTCGGCAACGGCCGGGTGATCGGCGTCGACGCGCTGCAGGCCAAGCTCGACCGCGCCCGCGAGTTGGGGGCCGATGACGCCCTCACTCCCGGCGATGCCGTGGCGCGCGGCATCCGCGCCCCGCTCGTCATCGAGGCTGCGGGGCATCCGCGCGCGTTCGAGACCGCGTTCGCACTGACCGCTCCCGGCGGACGCACGGTCACCGTCGGCCTGCCGGCACCCACAGCGACGAGCACCATCACTCCGCTGACGATCACGGCCGAGGCCCGGTCGATCGTCGGCTCGTACCTGGGCTCGGCGGTGCCCTCGCGCGACATCCCGCGCTACGCGCAGCTGTGGCGTGAGGGGAAGCTGCCCGTGGAGGCGCTCATCTCCGACCGCATCGCGCTCGACGATATCAACGCCGCGATGGACCGGCTCGCCGCCGGCGAGGCGGTGCGGCAGATCATGACGTTCTGAGAAGTGGATGCCGCGGCCCGCGGTGTCCACGTCCGCGCCGCGCGGCGGCACTGTGCCCCGCCACGCCACGCGGCCGCGCTACTCTCAGTCGCCGCTGTCTTCCGTGGCCCCGACGAGCATCCCGATCCCGATCCCCAGCATCCAGGAGTCCTTGCTGATGGCAGTGCCGGCCTGACTCGGCCAGATGCTGTTGGGTTTGCGCAGCTCGGGCGTGCGCAGGTACATGCCCACCAGCCCCGACGAGAATCCGGTCAGGACGGCACCGGCCAGCCACGTCGGGATGAACGGCACCAGCAGCAGAGACCCGACGCTGATCTCCGCAATCGCGAGCATGCGCACGAATTTCGGCGCGGGGATGTTCCGGAGCATCGGAAACGCCCCCGCGGCCGCCCCGTGCAGACCCTCTGCTTGTTCGGTTCCAGCCTTCAGTTTCGTGATGCCGGAGTGCAGGATGTACGCACCCGTGACCAGTCTCGTCGGAACGTCGCGCAGTCGCATGTGTCCTCCTTGATCGAGCGCCCCGTCGAGGGCTGCTGTTGGCACGATACGCCAGGCCGCGCGAGTGCCGAACCCCCTTGCGCGCGAGTGTTGCCCCCGGGGACACCGCCGCCCGACCGAGTCCGCTCCTCTCCTCACCGGCGATGCCCGCATCGCCGGTGCTGCCGTCGCGCGACATGCCGCGCTGGCCCGCTCACTCCGTCTCGATGAAGCTCTCGTCGGTGCCTCCGCCGTACCGGCGCCTGCTGAGCACGCGGGAGAGCAGGATCGCGATGGCGAGAATGACGCCGTAGAAGATCTGCTGGATGTAGATCTGCGCGCCCAGCAGCTGAAACCCTGAGACGCCGAACGCCAGGAAGTACACGGCGATGCCGGTGCCGATGGCGTTGAACCGCCCCGGCTGGATCGTCGTGAGGCCGAGGAACGCGGCGGCGTACGCCGGCAGCAGCAGGCTGTTGCCGTCGCCCGGGCTCGCCGACGCCTGCGTGCCGACGAACAGCAGCCCCGAGATCGCGGCCATGAACCCGGCGATGACGAACCCATAGGCCCGTGCTCGTGCGACCGGAAAGCCGCTGAGCCGTGCGACCTGCCGTGACTGGCCGACGAACAGCGCGCGCTGCCCGAACGGCGTGAACGTCAGCACGTACCAGACGATGAGCATGATCACGATGCCGATGTAGAACTCCCAGGGGATGCCGAACAGGTCGTTGTAGAACACGATCTGCACGAGGTCGCTCGAGACGCCCGTGATGGTCTGCTCGCCCGAGATCCACTCGATGAGTCCCACGAACACGGTGCCGGTGGCCAGCGTCAGGATGAACGAGTTGGCGTTGAAACGGATGATGAGGAACGCGTTGATCGCACCGCCGGCGAGCCCCACGGCCAGACCGATCAGGCAGCACAGCCAGATATTGACGCCGGCCTTCGTGTTGAGCACCGCGACGACCATCGACACGAGGCCTGACAGGCTGCCGATCGACAGATCGATGTCGCCGTTGGTGAGGGGAATGAGCAGTGCGAGCGCCAACACGAACAGCACCGCCTGCGACCCGAGCACGCTGGAGAAGTTCGCAGCGGTGAAGAAGCTGGGGGTGGCGATCGTGAACGCGATGATCAGCAGCACGAACGCGACCGGCAGCATCGCGCTCTCGAGGATGTTGCCTGATCGGCCGGCGAGGATTCCCCGGCGTCGCGTGATGCGCGTGCGCTGCGTCTGTGTCGGCGTGCTCAGCTTCGGTTCGGCCATGGCTTCACCCCTCCCGTTCGGACGTGCGCGCCCCGGCCGCGTAGACGGCGGCGGTGATGCGGTCGCGGGTGATCGGCGCCGTGATCTGCGCAGCGATCGCCCCATCGGAGCAGACGAGCACCCGCTGCGACACGTCGGCGAGCTCGTCGAAGTCGGTGCTCACCCAGATGATCGCGATGCCGGTGGCGGCCAGTTGTCGCAACATACCGCCGAGCTCGGCGCGGGTGCCGACGTCGACGCCCTGGGTTGGCTCGTGGAGGATCAGCACCAGCGGCGGGTCTTCGAGCCACCGCGCCAGCACGACGCGCTGCTGGTTGCCGCCGGAGAGCGACGAGACGAGAGCGGTGCCGTCGGGCGGCCGCACGCCGAACGCGCGCGCACGCTCGTCGGCGGTGCGCCGCAGCGCACGCCGATCGAGGAAGCCCCCGCGCACATACTGCCCGAGCACCAGCGACAGCATGTTCTCGCCGACCGTGAGTGCGGGCGCTATCCCCTGCTGCGCGCGGTCGGCCGGCACCAGCGCGAGACCCGCGGCGCGTGCCGCGCGGGGGCTGAACCGGGCCAGGTCGTGCCGAGCACCGCCGACGCGGATCACACCGCTCGCGCCCGCGAGCGCGCCGAACAGCGCGTACGGCAGGTCTTCGGCGCCCGAGCCGAGCAACCCCGCGACGCCGACGATCTCGCCGGCGTCGACGGTGAACGTAGCGGCCCGCAACTGGCCGCCGACCACATCGGCGGCGTCGAACAGCGGGCCCGCGCCGGCGCCGGAGGCCGCGGCATCCCGCCCCTCCGCGCCGGGGGTGCGCACCGCCTCGACCGCCCGCGAGGCCGCACGCTCGATCGTGGCCGACACGTGGTGTCCCGAGATGAGCTCGACGAGGCTCTCGTCACTCGTGTCGGCGACGACGACGTCGCCGATGACCGCGCCGTCGCGCAGGATGACCGCGCGGTCGGCCAGCTCGCGGATCGCCGGCAGGTCATGTGAGACGAACAGCACGGCCGTGCCGCCCCTCGCGACCTGACGCACGAGGTCGAAGAGGAAGACCTTCTCGTCTTCGGGCAGGAACACCGTCGGCTCGTCGAGCACGAGAACGCCGTGGGCTGCTTCGCCGGTGCCGTCGGCGGCATTGACGCCGGCGCGCTCGCGGAACAGGCGCAGGTCCTCGGCCGCGCGCACGATGGCCAGCAGCGCCTGCGCGGTCGGCCGCAGGTCGCCGACCGTCGCCCGCGGGTCGAGGTCGACGTGGTACCGGTCGAACACCCGCTGCGCGGCGCGGCGTTCGCGGGACCAGCCGATCGGGGCGAGGATGCCACGGCCAGAGCCGACCCGTCGCCCGACGAACAGGTTCTCGACGACGCTCAGCCCGATGCCCAGGCCCAGGTCCTGGTAGACGAAGCTGAGCCCGAAATCGCGGTAGTGGTCGTGCGGCACCGGCAGCGGCACCTCACGCCCGGCCACTCGCAGCCGGCCGCCGGGCTCGGGCGCGTGGAACCCGGAGAGGATCTTGACCAGTGTCGACTTGCCCGACCCGTTCTCGCCGAGCAGGGCGAGCACCTCGCCCTGCTCGATCGTCAGGTCGACGCCGGCCAGCGCCAGCTGCCCGCCGAACCGCTTGGCGAGATGCCGCGCCTGCAAGGCCGGCACCGGAGCGCCGGCATCCCCTCCCACCGGATTCATGTCGCCGTCAGAGCGTCGGGGCGTTCCAGAGCGTGCGATAGGCGTTCTGATAGGCCTTGCCGCCGTATCCCTCCTCGTTGTACCCGCCGCTCGAGGTCAGGAACCCCTTCGCGGTGGCCGGCACCCAGAATCGGTTGGGCACGAGCTCCTTGTCGGGACTGGCCGCGGGCTCGCCTGCCAGCAGACGGATGGTCTGGTCCATCTCGGCGTAGGCGTCCCAAGCCACGCTCGGCCCGACGTCGGCCTGCAAGATGCCGTCGTCATGGCCGACCATCGTCTGGATCGTCGTCGCGCTCGCGCCCCAGGCGTAGACCTTGACGTCGTCGCGCTTGGCCTGTTGCACGCCGGTGACCGCGAAGGTCGCCATGCCGTCGAACGCGACGAACACGGCATTGATCTTCGGGTCGGCCAGCAGCGCCGACGACACCTGGTTCGTGGTGTCGCTGGTCCAGTTCTGCACCGGGATGTCGATCGTCTTGTCGACCGTGCAGACATCACCGCAGTCGGCCTTGACCTCGCTCTTGACCGCGGCCGTGGCCGCCGGCCCCTGGATCACCGAACTGCTGGTGACCATGAGCGCGTGCAGCGGCTTGCCGGCAAGGGCCACCACCGCGGCATCCACACTCGTCTTCATGCCTTCGGCCGTCTCGACCCCGGTCACCGCGTCGAGACCGGAGTAGTCGTTGGTCTCGTTGTAGTTGCCGTCGATGATCTTCACGCCGGCCTTGGCCGCCGATGTCAGCTGCGGACCGATCGCCCCCGGGATGATGCCGCAGAACATCGCGAGCACGTCCGCGTGCGCCGCGATCGCGTTCTTCACGCCGGTCGCCCATTGGTCGGGTGAACCCGAGTTGCTGAACGTGATGACCTTCGCGCCGAACTCCTCGCCGAGCTGCTTGTAGGTGGCGACCTGGTGGTTGCAGGTGTCGATCTCGTTGTTGATCGGGAAGGCGTAGATCGTCTTGCCCTTGATCGCCGAGACGTCGACGCTGTCGCCTGGAGCCGTGAACTGCGGCACCTTCTCGGCGTCGCTGACAGCGGTCTTCAGCTTGGTCAGCGTCGCCTGCGACACCTGCGTGCCGGCCGCGTTGCCACCCGAGCCACCCGACCCGCCCGACCCGCCGCCCGAGCTGCTGCACCCCGCGAGCGCCAGCGCGCACGCCAGTGCGGTGACGCCGATCACCATCCCCCGCTTGACTCCGTGCCCTCGGGTGGGGCGCGCCTTCACTGCATGCATCTGATCCTCCGACCAATCGATGATTGCGGGAATTACTCAGAGGCACACTTTGCGCATTGTGCGCACGTAGCGGTCAGCCGACCTCGTCAGGGCTGTTCGGGAAACCAGCCCGGCGGGACCATCCAATCGTCGCGTCGTTGCAACGCGTGCATGTGTCTTTGTTCCGCATGCTAGAGATCGCATACCAGATCGTCAACAATTTTGGATGGCCTCGAATGATACTCACAAGTTCGTGCCGTGGGCGTGAACGGCCGGGTCGAGGTCTCCCGGTGACGCTCCTGGGGATAAGGACGTGTCCTCATCCCCAGGAGCGTCCGGGCGAAGGCGCCGACGTGAGCTGAGCCACCGCCTCGACCACCAGGTCGGCGAAGCGCCCGTGGTCGAGCTGCAGCGCGACATCCACTCGATACTCGCTGCCGGTGCCGTGGCGCATGGCCGGCACATCGACGAAGTCGACGACGGTCATGCCGCGGGTCCAGGTTCCGCGCAGCTCGACGTGCACGTCGGCCTTCGCCGTGTTGAACACCGCAGGATCGATCACCGCCGCCACGCAGCACGCGTCATGGATGGGGGGATGCGCGAACCCGAACACCTCGTGGTAAGTCGATCCGAAGAACTCCCAGACATCCAGCACGAACCGGCTCACCGGGCCGCCGATCGTGCGCACGCGTTCGTTGAGCTCGTCGGTCGCGAGCGCCTGGTGGGTGAGATCGAGACCGACCATCGTGACGTCCCACGATCCGCGGAACACGTCTTCGGCGGCCTCGGGGTCCACGGCGATGTTGAACTCGGCGGCGGGCGTGGCGTTGCCGCGCGTGTAGGCGCCGCCCATCACGACGACGCGCTTGACGCGGTCGATGATCTCGGGATGTACCCGCATCGCGAGCGCGACGTTGGTGAGGGGGCCGGTCGCGACGAGCGTGACGGTGCCGGGCTCGTGAGCCAGGATCGTGTCGGCGATGAGGTCGACCGCGTGCCGCGGGTCGACCTCGAACGCCGGCTGCGGAAGCACCGGGCCGTCAAGCCCGGAGTCGCCGTGGATGTCTTCAGCCACCCGCTGCGGCTCGACGAGCGGCCGGTCGGCGCCGCGCGAGACCGGCACGCGGATGCCCGCAACCGTGCACACCGCGAGTGCGTTGCGCGTGACCTTCTCGAGCGTCTGATTGCCGGCGACCGTCGTGATCGCGAGCAGCTCGACGGCGGGGCTGCCCGCGGCCAGCAGGATCGCTATGGCGTCGTCATGCCCGGGATCGCAGTCGAGGATGATCTTCTCCATCGCCCGATTCTCGCGCACGCGCACCGCAGCCGCACCGGCAAGTCCCGCAGATCGACGAGCGCCTGCAAGCCGTTCCGCCCGGCCCCGCGCTCCGTGTCATCGCACCCGCGCGTTGTCAATGCCTCGCCGCACGAGGCGCGAGCACGCCATGATGGAGCGATCGGCGGGAGGAGCAGCGTGGACGACATCGAACGACTGGCGAGCGCGGCGTCGCGTCGCGGCATCCGGGTGGCCCTGGCCGAATCGCTCACGAGCGGGCTGCTCGCAAGCAGAGTCGGAAGGGGTGAGGATGCCGCGACCTGGTTCGCCGGCAGCATCGTCGCCTACCTGACGGACGTGAAGGAAGGCCTGCTCGGGCTCGAGCCCGGCACGGACCCGTGCTCGCCCGAGTGCGCGGAGCAGCTCGCCGGCGGCGCGCGTTCCCTGCTGACGGCCGACATCGCCGTCTCGACGACCGGTGTCGGCGGCCCTGACCCGGAGGACGGCCATGCCCCCGGCACGGTTTACCTGGGCTGGGCGACGGCTGACACCACGGGCCACCGCTTGCTGCGCCTGGACGGCGGCCCGCAGCAGGTGCTCGATGACACCGTGTCCGCGGCCGTCGCCCTGCTGGCCGACCTCGTCGAGCAAGGCGGCTAGCTCAATCCTCGACGACCCCCTCAAAGAGCGCGAGCAGGTCTCGATCGCGAGTGAATACGGGGATGCGGTCGAATGGCGAGGGCACGGTGACTGTCTGTCCGCCGTCGAACTGCTGCCCTGTCCAGACGTCGGTCCACGTGCCGGCCGGCAGGTAGACGTCGCGTGCCACGCCCGATTCCTCGAGCACTGGCGCCACGAGCAGCCCAGATCCCAGCATCCATTCTGTCTGCGCGCTCCAGACGTTCGGGTCGTCGGGCCACTCGAAGAACAGCGGTCGCATGAGCGGCAGGTCGGTCGCGATCGTGTCCGCAGCGGCGGCAGACAGGTACGGCACGAGCCGCTCGCGCAACTGTGTGAACCGACGGAACACCGGCAGCACGCGTTCGTCACCCGTGCGCTCGGCGATGTTCCACGGCGTGCGGTCGCGCGAAGGTGTGCGGTGGTGGTTGAACTCGGAGTGGTACTGCATGATCGGCACGAAGGTCGACGCCTGCGCGGCCCGGACGTAGAGTTCGGCCGATGGGATGTCTCCGGAGAACCCGGCGATGTCCCAGCCCCAGTAGACGATTCCGCAGGATGCCGCGGTCAGGCCCGCGTTCATCGACCAGCGGAACGCCTCCCATGTGGAGTTCTCGTCGCCGGCCCAGAAGGCTCCGTGCGACTGCGAGCCGGTGAAGCCCGCCCGGCTGAACGTCACCGGCGCCTTGCCGGTCGACGCGAGCAGCTCGCCGTACGCCTTTGCGTAGCCGACCGGGAAGAGGTTGTTCTTCTCGTCACCGCGTCGCCCGTCGAGATAGACGAGTTCGGCGCCCCACGCGTGCTCGCCGCCATCGGTCTTGAACCCGTCCACGCCCAGCTCCTCGACGAGGTAGCGGCGCTTCTGAGTCCACCACTGGGCGGCGCGCTCGTCGGTGAGATCTGGCATGAGGGCGAGCGGGAACCACCACCCGCGGTTGCGGTACGGCCGCGTTCCGCCCCGCAGGTCGGGTTCGCGGATCAGAACGTCGTCGCGCACGGCCGCTGCGGCATCCGCTGCCAATTGCCCGGTCGGGTGCGGACGCATCTTCAGTAGCGGGATCTGCCACAGGTGCAGCCGGATGTCGCGATCGTGCAGTTCGTCGGCCATCCCCTTCGGGTCGGGCCACGCACCGTCTTCGGGGAAGGTGAAGTCGCTGAGCCGGTGCGGAGCGCCGTCTTCGGCCACCTCGTAACGCGCGTCGCGAAACGCGGTAAAGGTGGATTCGTCGCTCCAGGCCTCGATGACGACAGAGCCGACCGGCACGTCGTGCTGCGCGTGAAGGTCCATCTGACGCATTACTTCAGCCTGCGTGTTCCACTCGTTGCCGCTGGCCCACAGCCGGAACACCCACGCCGGCAGCTCGGTGGCTCGGCCGACGCGGTCGAGAAACGCGCGCAGGACCTCAACCGGACTGCCGTCGAACAGGCGCAGCGCGAGGTCGCCGCCGGGCCCGGTCTCGGCTTCGATGACGATGCGACCGGGATCGGTCTCGCCGACGTCGAACCACACACGGCGCGACGTGTCGATGTGGAATCCCCAGCCGGTGCCGCCGGTCACGTGCGCGAACGGCATCGGCAGATACGTCTTGCGTTCGGCGCCCTGGCTCTTGTACTGCTCGAAGACGACGGCGTCGAGGCCAGTTCCGGTCTGGTCGACGGCGTCGTGACGTTCGCCGAACCCGGCGACACGCTCACCGGCGCTCAATGGCAGCGCGAAGCGCACTCGCCACGCGCGCTGCCCATCGTGCAGCACTTCAGTGCTGTTCGCGAGCGCGCGACCGCGGCCGTGTTCGGCGACTGCGCCGGGTGCGGCTTGCCACTGCGCGGCGCGGAAGTCGAACCACCGAGTGCGCTCGACGCGGCCATCGGTGCGAGTGGCGACGAACCGGTAACGGTAGGTGCCGTCCGCACGCAAGTTGTCGACCCGGGTCTGCCAACCGCCCGCGGAACGCGCCATGCGGGCCGCCGCCGAGGCAAGGTGCCCGCCGTCGCTAACGCGGCCGCGCGAGGTCGTCGCGACACGCTCGAGGTCGTGCTCGTCGACGACCGGGGCGCCGCCGTCGTCGGACCGCCACTCGAGCACGCACACGGCCGACTCGACGCCGGCGTCGGCGCGCAGCCCGAGAGCAACGCTCTCGCCTGCAAGGGGCACGACGGGCGAGCGCTGCTCGGTGTCGATCGAGTACGGGTGGCCGGACCCCGAAGGGCGATGGCGGATCATCGGGTGCGTCCTTCCGTCACGTCGGGTATTCGGCCAAGGGCAAGGCCCAGCCGCAGGAACATGGCGTGGCTCCATAGCAGCGGTGTGGCCACGGGCCCCCAGCGATCTACCCACTCCTGCCGCATCCCGGGGGCGATGAGGTGTCCGGCCGTCTGTTCCGGCAGATCGAACTGGTCGGTGGCCGTCTCCGCTGCCCAACCGAATAACTCCTCGGCCCGCTGTCGGTCACCGTCGGCGAGGTGCGCGAGCCCGAGGAAGCATGACAGCAACGGCCACTGGCCGCCGCCGAAGAACGTGTCGCCGAGGTAGCGGTGCACGCCGCCATCGACGGTGAGGTGGGCTTCGAGCACCGCGACGGTGCGGCGGGCAAGGTCGGAGCCGGGGTCTACGAAACCGAGCGGCGCGATGGCCGCGGCGAGGCTGCCGTCGACGGCAGTGCTGCCGAGCCATTTGATGAGGTGCCCGTCCGCGATTCCGTCGGCAGCGACGAGCTTCTTCATCGCCGCCACCTCGCTCTGGATACGTTCGGTCAACTCGGCGTCCACGAGCTTCTCGTCGGCAACCGCGCTCAGTCCCGCCGCGATGCAAGCCAGCGTCGACACGTGCACGTGCTGGGAGTGCTCCTCCCACCAGTCGTAACAGGGGCGCTGCCATGAGGCGAGCAGGTACTCGGTGGTCAGCGTTACGGCGTCGCGGTACCGCGTGCCATCGAGGCCGTGCCGTCCGAGGTGCTCGACGAGCGCCCACAGCCAGGTGCCGTAGCCGTCGAGCTGAAAGTCCCACCACTCGTCGG contains the following coding sequences:
- a CDS encoding sugar ABC transporter substrate-binding protein, producing the protein MVIGVTALACALALAGCSSSGGGSGGSGGSGGNAAGTQVSQATLTKLKTAVSDAEKVPQFTAPGDSVDVSAIKGKTIYAFPINNEIDTCNHQVATYKQLGEEFGAKVITFSNSGSPDQWATGVKNAIAAHADVLAMFCGIIPGAIGPQLTSAAKAGVKIIDGNYNETNDYSGLDAVTGVETAEGMKTSVDAAVVALAGKPLHALMVTSSSVIQGPAATAAVKSEVKADCGDVCTVDKTIDIPVQNWTSDTTNQVSSALLADPKINAVFVAFDGMATFAVTGVQQAKRDDVKVYAWGASATTIQTMVGHDDGILQADVGPSVAWDAYAEMDQTIRLLAGEPAASPDKELVPNRFWVPATAKGFLTSSGGYNEEGYGGKAYQNAYRTLWNAPTL
- a CDS encoding alcohol dehydrogenase catalytic domain-containing protein → MNITGAVLEEIGRDRPFAQSRPITVGALDLDAPQPGELLVRIEAAGVCHSDLSVVDGNRPRPVPMLLGHEAAGTIEKTGGDTPGFAVGDRVVMSFLPRCGQCAACATDGRLPCEAGTRANNAGVLMAGGSRLHRDGELVHHHLGVSGFATHTVVDHRSAVVVGRDVAPDVAAVLGCAVLTGGGAVINAGDVQPGQDVIVVGLGGVGMAALITAVSLGNGRVIGVDALQAKLDRARELGADDALTPGDAVARGIRAPLVIEAAGHPRAFETAFALTAPGGRTVTVGLPAPTATSTITPLTITAEARSIVGSYLGSAVPSRDIPRYAQLWREGKLPVEALISDRIALDDINAAMDRLAAGEAVRQIMTF
- a CDS encoding TIM-barrel domain-containing protein — translated: MIRHRPSGSGHPYSIDTEQRSPVVPLAGESVALGLRADAGVESAVCVLEWRSDDGGAPVVDEHDLERVATTSRGRVSDGGHLASAAARMARSAGGWQTRVDNLRADGTYRYRFVATRTDGRVERTRWFDFRAAQWQAAPGAVAEHGRGRALANSTEVLHDGQRAWRVRFALPLSAGERVAGFGERHDAVDQTGTGLDAVVFEQYKSQGAERKTYLPMPFAHVTGGTGWGFHIDTSRRVWFDVGETDPGRIVIEAETGPGGDLALRLFDGSPVEVLRAFLDRVGRATELPAWVFRLWASGNEWNTQAEVMRQMDLHAQHDVPVGSVVIEAWSDESTFTAFRDARYEVAEDGAPHRLSDFTFPEDGAWPDPKGMADELHDRDIRLHLWQIPLLKMRPHPTGQLAADAAAAVRDDVLIREPDLRGGTRPYRNRGWWFPLALMPDLTDERAAQWWTQKRRYLVEELGVDGFKTDGGEHAWGAELVYLDGRRGDEKNNLFPVGYAKAYGELLASTGKAPVTFSRAGFTGSQSHGAFWAGDENSTWEAFRWSMNAGLTAASCGIVYWGWDIAGFSGDIPSAELYVRAAQASTFVPIMQYHSEFNHHRTPSRDRTPWNIAERTGDERVLPVFRRFTQLRERLVPYLSAAAADTIATDLPLMRPLFFEWPDDPNVWSAQTEWMLGSGLLVAPVLEESGVARDVYLPAGTWTDVWTGQQFDGGQTVTVPSPFDRIPVFTRDRDLLALFEGVVED
- a CDS encoding nucleoside hydrolase; protein product: MEKIILDCDPGHDDAIAILLAAGSPAVELLAITTVAGNQTLEKVTRNALAVCTVAGIRVPVSRGADRPLVEPQRVAEDIHGDSGLDGPVLPQPAFEVDPRHAVDLIADTILAHEPGTVTLVATGPLTNVALAMRVHPEIIDRVKRVVVMGGAYTRGNATPAAEFNIAVDPEAAEDVFRGSWDVTMVGLDLTHQALATDELNERVRTIGGPVSRFVLDVWEFFGSTYHEVFGFAHPPIHDACCVAAVIDPAVFNTAKADVHVELRGTWTRGMTVVDFVDVPAMRHGTGSEYRVDVALQLDHGRFADLVVEAVAQLTSAPSPGRSWG
- a CDS encoding ABC transporter permease, translated to MAEPKLSTPTQTQRTRITRRRGILAGRSGNILESAMLPVAFVLLIIAFTIATPSFFTAANFSSVLGSQAVLFVLALALLIPLTNGDIDLSIGSLSGLVSMVVAVLNTKAGVNIWLCCLIGLAVGLAGGAINAFLIIRFNANSFILTLATGTVFVGLIEWISGEQTITGVSSDLVQIVFYNDLFGIPWEFYIGIVIMLIVWYVLTFTPFGQRALFVGQSRQVARLSGFPVARARAYGFVIAGFMAAISGLLFVGTQASASPGDGNSLLLPAYAAAFLGLTTIQPGRFNAIGTGIAVYFLAFGVSGFQLLGAQIYIQQIFYGVILAIAILLSRVLSRRRYGGGTDESFIETE
- a CDS encoding sugar ABC transporter ATP-binding protein produces the protein MNPVGGDAGAPVPALQARHLAKRFGGQLALAGVDLTIEQGEVLALLGENGSGKSTLVKILSGFHAPEPGGRLRVAGREVPLPVPHDHYRDFGLSFVYQDLGLGIGLSVVENLFVGRRVGSGRGILAPIGWSRERRAAQRVFDRYHVDLDPRATVGDLRPTAQALLAIVRAAEDLRLFRERAGVNAADGTGEAAHGVLVLDEPTVFLPEDEKVFLFDLVRQVARGGTAVLFVSHDLPAIRELADRAVILRDGAVIGDVVVADTSDESLVELISGHHVSATIERAASRAVEAVRTPGAEGRDAAASGAGAGPLFDAADVVGGQLRAATFTVDAGEIVGVAGLLGSGAEDLPYALFGALAGASGVIRVGGARHDLARFSPRAARAAGLALVPADRAQQGIAPALTVGENMLSLVLGQYVRGGFLDRRALRRTADERARAFGVRPPDGTALVSSLSGGNQQRVVLARWLEDPPLVLILHEPTQGVDVGTRAELGGMLRQLAATGIAIIWVSTDFDELADVSQRVLVCSDGAIAAQITAPITRDRITAAVYAAGARTSEREG
- a CDS encoding CinA family protein codes for the protein MDDIERLASAASRRGIRVALAESLTSGLLASRVGRGEDAATWFAGSIVAYLTDVKEGLLGLEPGTDPCSPECAEQLAGGARSLLTADIAVSTTGVGGPDPEDGHAPGTVYLGWATADTTGHRLLRLDGGPQQVLDDTVSAAVALLADLVEQGG
- a CDS encoding glycoside hydrolase family 15 protein translates to MTDTTLHRSAADIAALAERSIHLITSLQTPEGAYPASPTFSAYVGYSWLRDGSFIADAASAMGEIDSARRFYDWCADVIERRADAIHAIVDDAREGRPVPAVRMLPARFTFAGGDGADEWWDFQLDGYGTWLWALVEHLGRHGLDGTRYRDAVTLTTEYLLASWQRPCYDWWEEHSQHVHVSTLACIAAGLSAVADEKLVDAELTERIQSEVAAMKKLVAADGIADGHLIKWLGSTAVDGSLAAAIAPLGFVDPGSDLARRTVAVLEAHLTVDGGVHRYLGDTFFGGGQWPLLSCFLGLAHLADGDRQRAEELFGWAAETATDQFDLPEQTAGHLIAPGMRQEWVDRWGPVATPLLWSHAMFLRLGLALGRIPDVTEGRTR